From the genome of Hymenobacter sp. PAMC 26628, one region includes:
- a CDS encoding energy transducer TonB, translated as MPTFRLLLPLLVAWGLGGAARAQTTPAPAFPQTTVAYLDADERPLPGPDSAAYRVETLRTDSSSRAVVRRYYATGALQAYTPYLDLGRGVVHGTRTTWYEDGRPCTKEEYLGGRRQGELLAYYPDGTLKRRDQFVADQNMLGACYGPDGRPVPYFPYEQPPLYPGGALLLYHDVTRRVRPTATEMHRFDTSGSLMWEGAFGGARRETRPAVVPGATRWPVGQIDVVFTITEQGEVADPYVARSSAPWLNEKVLAAVRGLTKRFRPGQRDGQTVRATCQVPVVFYVRPASSPGRRL; from the coding sequence ATGCCTACTTTTCGCTTGTTGCTGCCGTTGCTAGTGGCCTGGGGGCTGGGGGGCGCGGCGCGTGCCCAAACCACGCCCGCCCCCGCGTTTCCGCAGACGACGGTGGCCTACCTGGATGCCGACGAGCGCCCACTGCCGGGCCCCGACAGCGCTGCCTACCGCGTCGAAACCCTGCGCACCGACAGTAGCAGCCGCGCCGTGGTGCGGCGCTACTACGCCACCGGGGCCCTGCAAGCCTACACGCCCTACCTCGACCTGGGCCGGGGCGTAGTGCACGGCACCCGCACCACGTGGTACGAAGACGGCCGCCCGTGCACCAAGGAGGAATACCTCGGAGGCCGCCGCCAGGGCGAGCTGCTGGCCTACTACCCCGACGGCACCCTGAAGCGGCGCGACCAGTTCGTGGCCGATCAAAACATGCTGGGGGCCTGCTACGGCCCCGACGGCCGCCCCGTGCCATATTTTCCCTACGAGCAGCCGCCGCTGTACCCGGGCGGGGCCCTGCTGCTGTACCACGACGTGACGCGGCGCGTGCGCCCCACCGCCACCGAAATGCACCGCTTTGATACGTCGGGCTCGCTGATGTGGGAAGGTGCCTTCGGGGGGGCGCGCCGCGAAACCCGGCCCGCCGTTGTACCGGGGGCCACCCGCTGGCCGGTGGGCCAAATCGACGTCGTGTTCACCATCACCGAGCAGGGCGAGGTGGCTGACCCGTACGTGGCCCGGTCGTCGGCCCCGTGGTTGAACGAGAAGGTGCTGGCCGCGGTGCGCGGCCTGACCAAACGGTTCCGCCCCGGGCAGCGCGACGGCCAAACGGTGCGCGCCACTTGCCAAGTGCCGGTGGTGTTCTACGTCAGGCCGGCTTCCAGCCCGGGAAGGCGGCTGTAA
- a CDS encoding protein-L-isoaspartate(D-aspartate) O-methyltransferase: MPLPAPDSASAPPDTYRHRGQRRALVATLRGRGIRDERVLAALGTVPRHLFFAPAFEAHAYHDKAFPIGEGQTISQPYTVAYQSELLALGPHHRVLEVGTGSGYQCAVLLRLTPHVHSIELNATLFAATQRRLGALLPPGGATPQLRCGDGSLGWPEAAPFDRILVTAGAPGLPPALLRQLAVGGQLVIPVGPAQAQRMVRVVREGPDAFAREDLAPARFVPLLGAGGWQ, from the coding sequence GTGCCGCTTCCCGCCCCTGATTCCGCTTCTGCCCCTCCCGACACCTACCGCCACCGCGGCCAGCGCCGGGCCCTGGTGGCCACCCTGCGCGGGCGCGGCATCCGCGACGAGCGGGTGCTAGCTGCGCTGGGGACCGTGCCGCGCCACCTGTTTTTTGCCCCCGCCTTCGAGGCCCACGCCTACCACGACAAGGCCTTTCCCATCGGCGAGGGCCAAACCATCTCGCAGCCCTACACCGTGGCCTACCAGTCGGAACTGCTCGCCCTGGGGCCCCACCACCGGGTGCTGGAGGTGGGCACCGGCTCGGGCTACCAGTGCGCCGTGCTGCTGCGCCTCACGCCCCACGTACACAGCATCGAGCTGAACGCCACGCTGTTTGCCGCCACCCAGCGGCGGCTGGGGGCCCTGCTACCGCCCGGGGGCGCCACCCCGCAGCTGCGCTGCGGCGATGGCTCGCTGGGCTGGCCCGAGGCCGCGCCTTTCGACCGCATCCTCGTCACGGCCGGGGCCCCGGGGCTGCCGCCGGCCCTGCTGCGCCAGCTGGCCGTGGGCGGGCAACTCGTCATTCCGGTGGGCCCGGCGCAGGCACAGCGCATGGTGCGCGTGGTGCGCGAGGGCCCCGACGCCTTCGCCCGCGAAGACCTGGCCCCCGCCCGCTTCGTGCCCTTGCTGGGGGCCGGCGGCTGGCAGTAA
- a CDS encoding OmpA family protein, with product MKHLLSTTTLLGLGLLAAAPRSQAQSADRKFGISGYATTLQYMGDMGNTYFKAKNNTYGGGLTLSRYISKGFDINLSANQSTLRFPSPTGAFANNGTRFYANISTYGLGFKFKLPLKDEAVIRPYFLIQPGVARVNSDRYASPTAAANHLDFTSFDAQGAIGLDFRITPGFSLFAQAGEHMLVTGDDKLDGSASNATGFYYDHDRYLQFSAGLTANIGKAKDTDGDGVSDRKDKCPDTPAGVKVDVNGCPLDTDGDGVPDYQDKCPDVKGLAALQGCPDADGDGVADNDDKCPNTPAGTKVDASGCPLDTDGDGVADYLDKCPNTPAGVKVDATGCPVDTDGDGVPDYQDKCPDRAGPASNKGCPEMKAETKKVLNEATKYINFDFNKATLKPSSFPKLEQMVQIMNEYPDYSLSIAGHTDSKGDDNYNLRLSYERAAAARKYMLSKGITAERIEARGYGETKPIADNKTAAGQAKNRRVDFDPYLTGETNAAEAKYGAAPTISELKAEGKKLPGKKTTGTGSPRSRKAPVKKAAAKKAPVKK from the coding sequence ATGAAACACCTGTTATCTACAACAACTCTACTGGGCTTGGGCCTGCTGGCCGCGGCTCCACGCAGCCAGGCCCAATCGGCCGATAGAAAGTTTGGTATCAGCGGGTACGCCACCACGCTCCAGTACATGGGCGACATGGGCAATACCTACTTTAAAGCCAAGAACAACACGTACGGCGGCGGCCTCACCCTGAGCCGCTACATCAGCAAGGGCTTCGACATTAACCTGTCGGCCAACCAGTCCACGCTGCGCTTCCCGTCGCCGACGGGCGCGTTCGCCAACAACGGCACCCGTTTCTACGCCAACATCAGCACATACGGTCTGGGCTTCAAGTTCAAACTGCCCCTGAAAGACGAGGCAGTTATCCGGCCTTACTTTCTGATTCAGCCTGGTGTGGCCCGCGTCAACTCCGACCGGTACGCCTCGCCGACCGCTGCCGCCAACCACCTCGATTTCACTTCCTTTGACGCCCAAGGCGCCATCGGTTTGGATTTTCGTATTACGCCGGGCTTCAGCCTGTTTGCCCAGGCGGGCGAGCACATGCTCGTCACCGGCGACGACAAGCTCGACGGTTCGGCCAGCAACGCCACCGGATTTTATTACGACCACGACCGCTACCTGCAATTCTCGGCCGGCTTAACCGCCAACATCGGCAAGGCCAAGGACACCGACGGCGACGGCGTATCCGACCGCAAAGACAAGTGCCCTGATACGCCCGCCGGCGTGAAAGTGGACGTGAACGGCTGCCCGCTTGACACCGACGGTGACGGCGTGCCCGACTACCAAGACAAGTGCCCCGACGTGAAAGGCCTGGCTGCCCTGCAAGGTTGCCCCGATGCCGACGGTGACGGCGTGGCCGACAACGACGACAAGTGCCCCAACACCCCGGCCGGTACCAAAGTGGACGCCAGCGGCTGCCCGCTTGACACGGACGGCGACGGCGTGGCCGATTACCTCGACAAGTGCCCCAACACCCCCGCTGGGGTGAAAGTGGACGCTACCGGCTGCCCGGTGGACACGGACGGCGACGGCGTGCCCGACTACCAGGACAAGTGCCCCGACCGTGCCGGCCCCGCCAGCAACAAGGGCTGCCCCGAGATGAAGGCCGAAACCAAGAAGGTGCTCAACGAAGCCACGAAGTACATCAACTTCGACTTCAACAAGGCCACGCTGAAGCCCAGCTCGTTCCCCAAGCTGGAGCAGATGGTGCAGATCATGAACGAGTACCCCGACTACTCGCTCAGCATCGCGGGCCACACCGACAGCAAGGGCGACGACAACTACAACCTGCGCCTGAGCTACGAGCGCGCCGCCGCCGCCCGTAAGTACATGCTGAGCAAGGGCATTACCGCCGAGCGCATCGAGGCCCGTGGCTACGGCGAAACCAAGCCGATTGCGGACAACAAAACCGCCGCTGGCCAAGCCAAGAACCGCCGCGTGGACTTCGACCCCTACCTCACCGGCGAAACCAACGCCGCCGAGGCGAAGTACGGCGCCGCCCCAACCATCAGCGAGCTGAAAGCCGAAGGCAAGAAGCTGCCGGGCAAGAAAACGACTGGTACCGGCTCGCCCCGCAGCCGCAAGGCCCCAGTAAAGAAGGCCGCCGCCAAAAAGGCCCCGGTGAAGAAGTAA
- the gatB gene encoding Asp-tRNA(Asn)/Glu-tRNA(Gln) amidotransferase subunit GatB gives MDDALLAKYQPVIGLEVHAQLLTRSKMYSSDENEYGVAPNTNLSVITLGHPGTLPKVNRTAVDFAMKMGLATNCHIRRDNLFARKNYFYPDLPKGYQITQDKTPICYDGHLDVRVGDEVKRIGVTRIHMEEDAGKSMHLAGETETLVDLNRAGVPLIEIVSEPDIRTGEEAYAYLTEIKKLVEYLGICDGNMEEGSLRCDANISVMLHGAPEFGMKVEVKNMNSFRNVQRAIAYEIERQIALVEAGEEVASETRGFDAVTGTTNGQRSKETLNDYRYFPEPDLPPLVIDDAWLHRIQAELPALPQQLYARFTGELGLSDYDASVLIDQKEVAQYFDGLARLTPNAKAAANWVMGPVKSYLNERALAMEDFPLDPAQLAGIIELIDAAKINYSVASKQLFPYLLEHPTANATGAAEALGLLSKTDGDELGALVAQVLAANPAKVAEYRAGKKSLTGMFMGELMKLTGGKADPKQANQLLRAALEE, from the coding sequence ATGGACGACGCCCTGCTTGCCAAGTACCAGCCCGTGATTGGGCTGGAAGTACACGCCCAGCTGCTCACGCGCAGCAAAATGTATTCGTCCGACGAGAACGAGTACGGCGTGGCCCCCAACACCAACCTCTCGGTCATCACCCTCGGCCACCCCGGCACCCTGCCCAAGGTGAACCGCACGGCCGTGGACTTCGCCATGAAAATGGGCCTGGCCACCAACTGCCACATCCGGCGCGACAACCTGTTTGCCCGCAAAAACTACTTCTACCCCGACCTGCCCAAGGGCTACCAGATTACGCAGGACAAAACCCCGATTTGCTACGACGGCCACCTCGACGTGCGCGTGGGCGACGAAGTGAAGCGCATCGGCGTCACGCGCATTCATATGGAGGAGGACGCGGGCAAGAGCATGCACCTGGCCGGCGAAACCGAAACCCTCGTGGACCTGAACCGCGCCGGCGTGCCGCTGATTGAGATTGTGAGCGAACCCGACATCCGCACCGGCGAGGAAGCCTACGCCTACCTCACCGAAATCAAGAAGCTGGTGGAGTACCTGGGCATCTGCGACGGCAACATGGAAGAAGGCTCGCTGCGCTGCGACGCCAACATCTCGGTGATGCTGCACGGGGCCCCTGAGTTCGGCATGAAGGTGGAGGTGAAGAACATGAACTCCTTCCGCAACGTGCAGCGCGCCATCGCCTACGAGATTGAGCGCCAGATTGCCCTCGTGGAGGCCGGCGAGGAAGTGGCCAGCGAAACCCGCGGCTTCGACGCCGTGACCGGCACCACCAACGGCCAGCGCAGCAAGGAGACGTTGAACGACTACCGTTACTTCCCCGAGCCCGACCTGCCGCCGCTTGTCATCGACGACGCCTGGCTGCACCGCATCCAGGCCGAGCTGCCGGCGCTGCCGCAGCAGCTCTACGCCCGCTTCACCGGCGAGCTGGGGCTGAGCGACTACGACGCCTCGGTGCTGATCGACCAGAAGGAAGTGGCCCAGTACTTTGATGGCCTGGCCCGCCTCACGCCCAACGCCAAGGCCGCCGCCAACTGGGTGATGGGCCCCGTGAAGTCGTACCTCAACGAGCGGGCCCTGGCAATGGAAGACTTCCCGCTCGACCCCGCCCAGCTCGCCGGCATCATTGAACTGATTGATGCGGCCAAGATTAATTACTCGGTGGCCAGCAAGCAGTTATTTCCGTACTTGCTGGAGCACCCCACGGCCAACGCCACCGGCGCGGCCGAAGCTTTGGGCCTGCTGAGCAAAACCGACGGCGACGAGCTGGGGGCCCTGGTAGCGCAGGTGCTGGCCGCCAACCCGGCCAAAGTAGCCGAGTACCGGGCCGGCAAAAAGTCGCTCACCGGCATGTTCATGGGCGAGCTCATGAAGCTCACCGGCGGCAAGGCCGACCCCAAGCAGGCCAACCAGCTGCTGCGCGCCGCCCTAGAAGAATAG
- a CDS encoding sugar transferase, producing MLLRRLQYAKLVAADFLAALLAWAAFFGLRKYLLNELVGYRFTQEAAAALALAALAIGLAWTGLYALAGQYRNVFRKSRLAEVLRLLRVSALGVGVLFFALLLDDAGVSNYRLYYRTLAAYFLLHFSFSAVLRVAAVRSVQRLVRRGAIYFPTLLVGGSALVLDTARDLARTGRYLGLRVEGFVAPEDGPVDEALAAALPARGTYGQLPALVGALRIEEVIIAIEPSEHRRIQEILNLLEGSPVRISILPDLYQILLGSVKVNHSFGTPLIEIKHDLLPPWQALTKRLFDIVAALVFMALAWWAYAFTACMVWLSSPGPVFYRQERIGKNGVPFAIIKFRSMYLGAERLGPALSSDHDPRVTTWGRFMRRVRLDELPQFWNVLRGDMSVVGPRPERQFFIDQIVRAAPHYRHLHRVRPGLTSLGQVKYGYAETVPQMVERLKYDVLYIENMSLAMDFRVMLYTLKIILEGRGK from the coding sequence GTGCTTCTTCGCCGCCTTCAATACGCCAAGCTCGTGGCCGCCGATTTTTTGGCGGCGCTGCTGGCCTGGGCGGCGTTCTTCGGGCTGCGCAAGTACCTGCTGAACGAGCTGGTAGGCTACCGCTTCACGCAGGAGGCGGCCGCGGCGCTGGCGCTGGCTGCCCTGGCCATTGGCCTGGCCTGGACGGGCCTCTACGCCCTGGCCGGGCAGTACCGCAACGTGTTCCGTAAGTCGCGCTTAGCCGAGGTGCTGCGCCTGCTGCGGGTGTCGGCGCTGGGGGTGGGGGTGCTCTTTTTCGCGCTGCTGCTCGACGACGCGGGCGTGAGCAACTACCGCCTCTACTACCGCACGTTGGCGGCCTACTTTCTGCTGCATTTTTCATTTTCGGCCGTGCTGCGCGTGGCCGCCGTGCGCAGCGTGCAGCGGCTGGTGCGGCGGGGTGCCATTTATTTCCCCACGCTGCTGGTAGGAGGCAGCGCGCTGGTGCTCGATACGGCCCGCGACCTAGCCCGCACCGGCCGCTACCTGGGCCTGCGCGTGGAGGGCTTCGTGGCCCCCGAGGATGGGCCCGTGGACGAAGCCCTGGCCGCGGCGCTGCCCGCGCGTGGCACCTACGGCCAGCTGCCGGCCCTGGTGGGGGCCCTGCGCATCGAGGAAGTCATCATCGCCATCGAGCCCAGCGAGCACCGCCGCATTCAGGAAATTCTTAACCTACTGGAAGGCAGTCCAGTGCGCATTAGTATTTTGCCCGATTTGTACCAAATTTTACTCGGTTCGGTGAAGGTAAACCACTCGTTCGGCACGCCGCTCATCGAAATCAAGCACGATTTGCTGCCGCCCTGGCAGGCGCTCACCAAGCGCTTGTTCGACATTGTGGCGGCCCTGGTGTTCATGGCGTTGGCTTGGTGGGCGTATGCCTTCACGGCTTGCATGGTGTGGCTTTCGTCGCCGGGGCCCGTGTTTTACCGACAGGAGCGCATCGGCAAAAATGGCGTGCCGTTCGCCATCATCAAATTCCGCTCGATGTACCTCGGGGCTGAGCGCCTGGGGCCCGCGCTCAGCTCCGACCACGACCCGCGCGTGACGACCTGGGGCCGCTTCATGCGCCGGGTGCGCCTCGACGAGCTGCCCCAGTTCTGGAACGTGCTGCGCGGCGACATGAGCGTGGTGGGGCCCCGACCCGAGCGCCAGTTTTTCATCGACCAAATTGTGCGGGCCGCGCCCCATTACCGCCACCTGCACCGCGTGCGCCCCGGCCTCACCAGCCTCGGCCAGGTGAAGTACGGCTACGCCGAAACCGTGCCCCAAATGGTGGAACGCCTCAAGTACGACGTGCTCTACATCGAAAACATGAGCCTGGCCATGGACTTTCGGGTGATGCTCTACACGCTGAAAATCATCCTCGAAGGCCGGGGTAAATAA
- a CDS encoding riboflavin synthase produces the protein MFTGIIEALGTVVAVAADGTNRQFTVQSPFAGELKIDQSVAHDGVCLTVVATDEAAGTHVVTAIAETLRVTNLGQWAPGRKINLERCLAANGRFDGHIVQGHVDATAECVGIEDQNGSWIFRFRHAPGPGRVTVEKGSICINGTSLTCFESTDDTFAVAIIPYTYENTGFHQLQVGEVVNLEFDIVGKYVAKLLGR, from the coding sequence ATGTTTACCGGAATCATCGAAGCCCTGGGCACCGTCGTGGCCGTAGCCGCCGACGGCACCAACCGCCAGTTTACCGTGCAGTCGCCGTTTGCGGGCGAGTTGAAAATTGACCAAAGCGTGGCCCACGACGGCGTGTGCCTGACGGTGGTGGCCACCGACGAAGCCGCCGGCACCCACGTGGTCACGGCCATCGCCGAAACCCTGCGCGTGACCAATTTGGGCCAGTGGGCCCCGGGCCGCAAAATCAACCTGGAGCGCTGCCTGGCCGCCAACGGCCGCTTCGACGGCCACATCGTGCAGGGCCACGTCGACGCCACGGCCGAGTGCGTGGGCATTGAGGACCAAAACGGCTCCTGGATTTTCCGGTTCCGGCACGCCCCGGGCCCCGGCCGCGTCACCGTTGAGAAGGGCTCCATCTGCATCAACGGCACCAGCCTCACCTGCTTCGAGAGCACCGACGATACGTTCGCCGTGGCCATCATCCCGTACACCTACGAGAACACCGGTTTCCACCAGCTGCAAGTGGGCGAGGTGGTAAACCTGGAGTTCGACATTGTGGGTAAGTACGTGGCCAAGCTGCTGGGCCGCTAG
- a CDS encoding acyl-CoA thioesterase — protein sequence MRKQKPVADSFVIMTELVLPNDTNTLNNLMGGRMMHLMDIAAAIAAQKHSNRIVVTASVDNVSFRDAIRLGNVVTLQAQVTRAFASSMEVHIDVWAEDIPNGTKIKTNEAFFTFVAVDQSGRPIDVPEAVPETPEEIAFFDGALRRRQLRLVLAGRMKPAEAQELKALFEL from the coding sequence ATGCGCAAGCAAAAGCCCGTCGCCGACTCGTTCGTCATCATGACCGAGTTGGTGCTGCCCAACGATACCAACACGCTCAACAACCTAATGGGCGGCCGCATGATGCACCTGATGGACATCGCCGCCGCCATCGCCGCCCAAAAGCACTCCAACCGCATCGTGGTCACGGCCTCGGTCGACAACGTTTCGTTCCGCGACGCTATCCGGCTCGGCAACGTGGTCACGCTCCAGGCCCAGGTCACGCGGGCTTTCGCCTCCAGCATGGAGGTGCACATCGACGTGTGGGCCGAAGACATCCCCAACGGCACCAAGATCAAAACCAACGAGGCGTTCTTCACCTTCGTGGCCGTCGACCAGTCGGGCCGGCCCATCGACGTGCCCGAGGCCGTGCCCGAAACCCCCGAGGAAATTGCCTTCTTCGATGGGGCGCTGCGCCGCCGCCAGTTGCGCCTGGTGCTGGCCGGCCGCATGAAGCCCGCCGAAGCCCAGGAGCTCAAAGCCCTGTTCGAACTATAA
- a CDS encoding TlpA disulfide reductase family protein — MRYLMIKTTLLAAAVLGGANACQPASAAAGYEITGQLKNAPAGTELHLAELQSNQFVERASAKTDATGKFTFKGAAPTAGLYQLKINDANQVLLLLDDKTRVALAGDAQRLPATYTVQGSPDAEVLRELTQVMEGTKTQMDDLKARYTAAAGARNTAATQAIEAEAATVQERTAARVKGVLRRHPAAVATGFAVGAFLNPEDNFQFADSIAAVQRKANPNSPFTKELTARLEPMRATAAGAKAPDINLPTPEGPKLALSSLRGKYVLVDFWASWCGPCRQENPNVVKAYNTFKDKGKGFTVFSVSLDQEKGRWTKAIAADGLLWPNHVSDLAGWQSVAGAAYGVVAIPQSFLLDPNGVIIAKNLRGPALEAKLADVLK; from the coding sequence ATGCGTTACCTAATGATCAAAACCACGTTGCTGGCCGCCGCCGTACTGGGCGGAGCCAATGCCTGCCAGCCCGCCTCGGCGGCAGCGGGCTACGAAATCACTGGCCAGTTGAAAAACGCCCCGGCCGGCACCGAGCTGCACCTGGCCGAGCTGCAATCGAACCAGTTTGTGGAGCGCGCCTCGGCCAAAACCGACGCAACGGGCAAGTTCACCTTCAAGGGCGCGGCCCCCACGGCGGGCTTGTACCAGTTGAAAATCAACGACGCCAACCAAGTGCTGCTGTTGCTCGACGATAAAACCCGCGTGGCCCTGGCCGGCGACGCCCAGCGCCTGCCCGCTACCTACACCGTGCAGGGCAGCCCCGACGCCGAGGTGCTGCGCGAGCTGACGCAGGTGATGGAAGGTACCAAAACGCAGATGGACGACCTCAAGGCCCGCTACACGGCAGCGGCTGGGGCTCGCAACACCGCCGCCACCCAAGCCATTGAGGCCGAGGCCGCCACGGTGCAGGAGCGCACGGCCGCCCGCGTGAAGGGCGTGCTGCGCCGCCACCCAGCGGCCGTGGCCACGGGCTTCGCGGTCGGTGCTTTCTTGAACCCCGAGGATAACTTCCAGTTTGCCGATTCCATTGCCGCTGTGCAGCGCAAGGCCAACCCCAACTCGCCCTTCACCAAGGAGCTGACGGCCCGGCTGGAGCCCATGCGCGCCACCGCCGCCGGCGCCAAGGCCCCCGACATCAACCTGCCCACACCTGAGGGCCCCAAGCTAGCTCTCAGTAGCCTGCGCGGCAAGTACGTGCTGGTTGACTTCTGGGCCAGCTGGTGCGGGCCCTGCCGCCAGGAAAATCCCAACGTGGTGAAGGCTTACAATACCTTCAAGGACAAGGGCAAAGGCTTTACGGTATTCTCCGTGTCGCTCGACCAGGAGAAAGGCCGCTGGACCAAGGCCATTGCCGCCGACGGCCTGCTCTGGCCCAACCACGTGTCGGACCTAGCCGGCTGGCAGAGCGTAGCCGGGGCCGCCTACGGCGTCGTGGCCATCCCGCAGTCGTTTCTGCTCGACCCCAACGGCGTCATCATCGCCAAAAACCTGCGCGGCCCCGCCCTGGAAGCCAAGCTGGCCGACGTGCTGAAGTAG
- a CDS encoding energy transducer TonB, which produces MRRIYSACVALSLLTTKVAIAQQLIPPHKQAFLDSTHQVLLNEVGARYRRETEFSDSITATVSTYYLATGKLASRQAFANLRKGVPDGISEQWYPNGQLRMHADYRQGRRTGELRTYYSTGQLKRREVYNLKDDFTSTGECFAENGQLVPFYKFEQMPVYPEGDGSARVIVRAVQRGIKYPRLAAKDHCAGQVIVAFNVNALGDVADIRLVQSLCPLADEAVLESIRRLKRFKPGLQDGNPVAIAFTIPVTF; this is translated from the coding sequence ATGCGTCGAATTTATAGCGCTTGTGTGGCGCTGAGCCTGCTAACGACTAAAGTGGCCATCGCGCAGCAGCTTATTCCGCCGCATAAGCAGGCGTTTCTAGATTCAACGCACCAGGTGCTGCTCAACGAAGTTGGTGCTCGCTACCGCCGCGAAACCGAATTTTCTGATAGCATAACGGCCACGGTAAGTACCTATTATCTGGCCACGGGCAAGCTGGCCAGCCGGCAAGCATTTGCCAATCTGCGGAAGGGAGTGCCCGATGGAATATCGGAACAGTGGTACCCCAACGGCCAACTCCGAATGCACGCAGATTACCGGCAGGGCCGGAGGACAGGGGAGTTACGCACTTATTATTCCACAGGTCAGCTGAAACGGCGCGAAGTGTATAATCTGAAAGACGACTTTACTTCTACCGGCGAATGCTTCGCTGAAAATGGCCAACTCGTTCCGTTTTACAAGTTCGAGCAGATGCCCGTGTACCCGGAGGGCGACGGTAGTGCCCGCGTAATAGTCAGGGCGGTGCAGCGTGGAATTAAGTATCCGCGGCTCGCGGCCAAAGACCACTGTGCCGGACAGGTCATCGTGGCGTTTAACGTGAATGCTTTGGGGGACGTGGCCGATATCCGCCTAGTGCAAAGCCTGTGTCCGCTGGCCGATGAAGCCGTGCTGGAATCGATACGGCGGCTGAAACGATTCAAACCCGGCTTGCAGGATGGAAATCCGGTGGCCATTGCCTTTACCATACCGGTCACCTTTTAA